The Pirellulimonas nuda genome includes a region encoding these proteins:
- a CDS encoding DUF1501 domain-containing protein: MPTPLDVSRRSFLTHSAYGLGGAALGQLIAPQALAAAGNSGGPATPHFRPRIKRVIHLCMAGGPSHCESFDPKPELDALNGQPFPESFTNGQQLAQLQGAKLMARGAFCKFHKRGESGLEVSSLFPHIGAMADDLCVVRSMVTEQINHDPAQGFMNSGTILKGRPSMGSWLVYGLGAETSELPGFVVLLSQTRGAGIQPVSARQWSAGFLPSRHQGIEFRSRGDAIHYVGSPDGVCQSMQRMVVDEVNRLNGLLAQQRVDPELETRIKQYEMAFRMQTSVPELTDFTQETAATLAAYGVKEPGDGSFASNCLLARRLAERGVRFIQLYHRGWDHHTAIEQYMPISAQETDRASAALVQDLKQRGMLDDTLVIWGGEFGRTPMGQGTGRDHHINAFSLWLAGGVVRGGTAHGATDPLGYGVVDNKVTFHDLHATMLHLFGIDHERFTVKFQGLDAKLTGVEPARVVRELLA, from the coding sequence ATGCCCACGCCGCTCGACGTATCACGACGCAGCTTCTTGACACACTCGGCCTACGGGCTGGGGGGCGCGGCGCTCGGGCAGTTGATCGCTCCCCAAGCGCTGGCCGCAGCGGGCAATTCGGGTGGGCCCGCTACGCCCCACTTCCGGCCGCGGATCAAGCGGGTCATCCACCTCTGCATGGCGGGGGGGCCCTCGCACTGCGAGTCGTTCGACCCCAAGCCAGAGCTCGACGCGCTCAACGGCCAGCCCTTCCCCGAGTCGTTCACCAACGGGCAGCAGCTCGCCCAACTGCAGGGCGCCAAGCTGATGGCCCGCGGCGCCTTCTGCAAGTTCCACAAGCGCGGAGAGTCGGGCCTAGAAGTGTCGTCGCTGTTCCCCCACATCGGGGCGATGGCGGACGACCTGTGCGTGGTCCGCTCGATGGTGACCGAGCAAATCAACCACGACCCCGCCCAGGGGTTCATGAACAGCGGCACCATCCTCAAGGGCCGGCCCAGCATGGGCAGTTGGCTGGTGTACGGGCTGGGCGCCGAAACCTCAGAGCTGCCCGGCTTTGTCGTGCTGCTGTCGCAAACCCGCGGCGCCGGCATCCAGCCCGTCTCTGCACGCCAGTGGTCGGCCGGGTTCTTGCCCAGCCGGCACCAGGGGATCGAGTTCCGCTCGCGCGGCGACGCCATCCACTACGTCGGCAGCCCCGACGGCGTCTGCCAGAGCATGCAGCGGATGGTGGTGGACGAGGTGAACCGCCTCAACGGGCTGCTCGCCCAGCAGCGGGTCGACCCAGAGCTGGAGACCCGCATCAAGCAGTACGAGATGGCGTTCCGCATGCAGACCAGCGTGCCGGAGCTGACCGACTTTACGCAGGAGACCGCCGCCACGCTCGCGGCCTACGGCGTGAAAGAGCCGGGGGACGGGTCGTTCGCCTCGAACTGCCTGCTGGCCCGCCGGCTGGCCGAACGCGGCGTGCGTTTCATCCAGCTCTACCACCGCGGCTGGGACCACCACACCGCCATCGAGCAGTACATGCCCATCAGCGCCCAGGAAACCGACCGCGCGTCGGCCGCGTTGGTGCAGGACCTCAAGCAACGCGGCATGCTGGACGACACGCTGGTGATCTGGGGGGGCGAGTTCGGCCGCACCCCGATGGGCCAGGGCACCGGCCGCGACCACCACATCAACGCGTTCAGCCTGTGGCTGGCCGGCGGCGTCGTCCGCGGCGGCACGGCCCACGGCGCGACCGACCCGCTGGGCTACGGCGTGGTCGACAACAAGGTCACCTTCCACGACCTGCACGCCACGATGCTGCACCTGTTCGGCATCGACCACGAGCGGTTCACGGTGAAGTTCCAGGGGCTGGACGCGAAGCTGACGGGGGTTGAGCCGGCGCGGGTGGTGAGGGAGCTGTTGGCGTAG
- a CDS encoding ABC transporter permease: MLSIPIGLWSTAAGGGVAERTVSTLLYMLYSLPAFVAALYLQLLFYVKLKWLPLYGMTSDGFAQMSTGQQAWDIFVHAILPVTCFTYGSLAYYSRFIRANMQETIRQDYIRTARAKGLGPKTVLWKHAFRNTLIPLVTLIGLTLPGLLSGAVILEQIFVWPGMGRLYFEAIGQRDYDTIMGLTLMFSVLTLLGN; this comes from the coding sequence TTGCTCTCGATCCCGATCGGCCTGTGGAGCACGGCCGCGGGGGGGGGCGTGGCGGAACGCACCGTCAGCACGCTGCTGTACATGCTCTACTCGCTGCCGGCGTTCGTGGCGGCGCTCTACCTGCAGCTGCTGTTCTACGTGAAGCTCAAGTGGCTGCCGCTGTACGGGATGACCAGCGACGGGTTTGCGCAGATGTCCACCGGGCAGCAGGCCTGGGACATCTTCGTCCACGCGATCCTGCCGGTCACCTGCTTCACCTACGGCAGCCTGGCGTACTACAGCCGGTTTATCCGCGCGAACATGCAGGAAACGATCCGGCAGGACTACATCCGCACCGCCCGCGCCAAGGGGCTGGGCCCCAAGACGGTGCTGTGGAAGCACGCCTTCCGCAACACGCTGATCCCGCTGGTGACGCTCATCGGCCTGACGCTCCCCGGGCTGCTGTCGGGGGCGGTGATCCTAGAGCAGATCTTCGTCTGGCCCGGCATGGGCCGGCTCTACTTCGAGGCGATCGGCCAGCGCGACTACGACACCATCATGGGCCTGACGCTGATGTTCAGCGTGCTGACGCTCTTGGGCAATTGA
- a CDS encoding PSD1 and planctomycete cytochrome C domain-containing protein — MRLRLRPAALPAIAALACCCAGPTAGAAQPGVSYNRDVQPILSDKCFFCHGPDAGARQADLRLDARDDAISAGAIKPGDAAGSPLIQRIIDPDPRVMMPPPRSHKKLSDAEKQLLTQWIDEGAEYQVHWAYTPLQRPLLPAVEGRPAAGPIDAFIRQRLTEKGVDPSPAADRATLLRRLKLDLLGLPPSYEEAAAFAASESPDAYAAEVERLLASPHYGERMAQRWLDTARYADTVGYHGDQNQNAWPYRDYVIKSFNDNKPFDRFTREQLAGDLLPDPTDDERSATCFNRLNMMTREGGAQPKEYLAKYNADRVRTVSTTWLGSTFGCAECHDHKFDPIKQKDFYSLAAFFADVKQWGVYADYGYTPNPDLRGYNNDYPFPPEIVVESPTLMRRLKQADEQIAALCQQQDLATPAAQAWREALGAFLDRCPTGWETPTPAIDAGKGGAQSQEVDQDLAVVRGEKSPDPLIVRLHPTERRLAAVRVELLPHAKHAGLIVRKGGRGDMRVDLLVAGDKGERRVGVRHAAADRSAPRYSNSFEIIGVQSGWKLQPDALDQPHSATFVLDQPLVLAEGETLSVKLTGGAGAVRLSCSPIAPPDIRASGMPANLREQLKDDTIAANLYLRSAGGGDSADARAAYQRLKAIDARILAMRDGRSPVMVTERTDKPMTIRLLNRGDWQDDGGEICPPTLPGFLPSPVQAEGLSRLDLAQWLCAPENPLTARVFVNRLWQQFFGAGLSPQIDDLGAQGEAPSHPELLDWLACEFRDSGWDVKHVVRLIVTSDTYRQSSQLRPELIERDPHNRWLASQNPRRLDAEFVRDNALAIAGLINLEVGGPPAMPYQPEGYYAGLQFPNRGYDTETDNRQYRRGVYMHWQRTFLHPELVNFDAPSREDCTALRTISNSPQQALTLLNDPTFVECARVLAGELLTSHDASDGQRVAECFKRAVARTPSQDEAAGLLALLTKARQRYANHPDEAAALIAIGIAPRPAGIDAAELAAWTNVARVVLNLHETITRY; from the coding sequence ATGCGTCTACGGTTACGCCCAGCCGCGCTGCCCGCCATCGCCGCCCTGGCCTGCTGCTGCGCCGGCCCGACGGCCGGCGCGGCGCAGCCCGGCGTCAGCTACAACCGCGACGTCCAGCCGATCCTCTCCGACAAGTGCTTCTTCTGCCACGGCCCCGACGCCGGCGCGCGCCAGGCCGATCTGCGGCTCGACGCGCGTGACGACGCAATCAGCGCCGGCGCCATCAAGCCGGGCGACGCGGCCGGCAGCCCGCTCATCCAGCGGATCATCGACCCCGACCCACGGGTGATGATGCCCCCGCCCCGCTCGCACAAGAAGCTCTCCGACGCAGAGAAGCAGCTCCTGACGCAGTGGATCGACGAGGGCGCCGAGTACCAGGTCCACTGGGCCTACACCCCGCTCCAGCGGCCACTGCTTCCAGCGGTAGAGGGCCGGCCGGCCGCGGGCCCGATCGACGCGTTCATCCGGCAGCGACTGACAGAGAAAGGGGTCGATCCTTCCCCGGCAGCCGATCGGGCGACGCTGCTGCGGCGCCTGAAGCTCGACCTGCTGGGCCTGCCGCCGTCGTACGAAGAAGCCGCCGCGTTCGCGGCCTCCGAGTCGCCCGACGCCTACGCTGCGGAGGTCGAGCGGCTGCTCGCCTCGCCCCACTACGGCGAGCGGATGGCCCAGCGCTGGCTCGACACGGCCCGCTACGCAGACACGGTGGGCTACCACGGCGACCAGAACCAGAACGCCTGGCCCTACCGCGACTACGTCATCAAGTCGTTTAACGACAACAAGCCCTTCGACCGGTTCACGCGCGAGCAGCTCGCCGGCGACCTGCTGCCCGACCCCACCGACGACGAGCGCTCCGCCACCTGCTTCAACCGCCTGAACATGATGACGCGCGAGGGGGGCGCCCAGCCCAAGGAGTACCTGGCCAAGTACAACGCCGACCGCGTGCGGACCGTGAGCACCACGTGGCTCGGCAGCACCTTCGGCTGCGCCGAGTGCCACGACCACAAGTTCGACCCAATCAAGCAGAAGGACTTTTACTCGCTGGCGGCGTTCTTTGCAGACGTGAAGCAGTGGGGCGTGTACGCCGACTACGGGTACACCCCCAACCCCGACCTGCGCGGCTACAACAACGACTACCCCTTCCCCCCCGAGATCGTGGTCGAGAGCCCCACGCTCATGCGGCGGCTCAAGCAGGCGGACGAGCAGATCGCCGCGCTCTGCCAGCAGCAGGACCTCGCCACCCCCGCGGCGCAGGCGTGGAGAGAGGCGCTGGGCGCCTTCCTCGACCGCTGCCCCACGGGCTGGGAGACCCCCACCCCCGCGATCGACGCCGGCAAGGGCGGCGCCCAGTCGCAGGAAGTTGACCAGGACCTGGCGGTCGTCCGCGGCGAGAAGTCTCCCGACCCGCTCATCGTCCGGCTCCACCCAACCGAAAGGCGCCTCGCGGCCGTACGCGTCGAGCTGCTGCCGCACGCGAAGCACGCGGGCCTGATCGTGCGGAAAGGGGGGCGTGGCGACATGCGCGTCGACCTGCTGGTCGCGGGGGACAAGGGCGAACGCCGCGTCGGCGTGCGTCACGCGGCCGCCGACCGCTCGGCGCCGCGCTACAGCAACTCGTTCGAGATCATCGGCGTGCAGAGCGGCTGGAAGCTGCAGCCAGACGCCCTCGACCAGCCCCACTCCGCGACGTTCGTGCTCGACCAGCCGCTGGTGCTTGCGGAAGGGGAGACGCTGTCCGTAAAGCTCACGGGGGGCGCCGGCGCGGTGCGGCTGAGCTGCTCGCCGATCGCCCCGCCCGACATCCGCGCGAGCGGCATGCCGGCCAACCTGCGGGAACAACTCAAAGACGACACGATCGCCGCCAACCTCTACCTCCGTAGCGCTGGCGGGGGCGACTCGGCCGACGCGCGTGCGGCCTACCAGCGGCTCAAGGCGATCGACGCGCGGATCTTAGCGATGCGCGACGGCCGCTCGCCCGTGATGGTGACCGAGCGCACCGACAAGCCGATGACCATCCGCCTGCTCAACCGGGGCGACTGGCAAGACGACGGCGGCGAGATATGCCCCCCCACGCTCCCCGGCTTCCTCCCCTCGCCAGTCCAAGCCGAGGGGCTCTCCAGGCTCGACCTGGCCCAGTGGCTGTGCGCGCCGGAGAACCCGCTCACGGCGCGGGTGTTCGTGAACCGGCTCTGGCAGCAGTTCTTCGGCGCCGGGCTCAGCCCGCAGATCGACGACCTGGGCGCCCAGGGCGAGGCGCCCAGCCACCCCGAGCTGCTCGACTGGCTGGCGTGCGAGTTCCGCGACAGCGGCTGGGACGTCAAGCACGTGGTGCGGCTGATCGTCACCAGCGACACGTACCGCCAGTCCTCGCAGCTCCGGCCGGAGCTCATCGAGCGCGACCCGCACAACCGCTGGCTCGCGTCGCAGAACCCGCGCAGGCTCGACGCCGAGTTTGTCCGCGACAACGCGCTGGCCATCGCGGGGCTGATCAACCTAGAAGTCGGCGGCCCCCCGGCCATGCCCTACCAGCCCGAGGGTTACTACGCGGGCTTGCAGTTCCCCAACCGGGGCTACGACACCGAAACCGACAACCGGCAGTACCGCCGCGGCGTGTACATGCACTGGCAACGGACCTTCCTGCACCCCGAGCTGGTGAATTTCGACGCCCCCAGCCGCGAGGACTGCACCGCGCTGCGCACCATCTCCAACAGCCCCCAGCAGGCGCTGACGCTGCTGAACGACCCAACGTTTGTTGAGTGTGCACGGGTGCTGGCCGGGGAGCTGCTCACCAGCCACGACGCCAGCGATGGCCAGCGCGTAGCGGAGTGCTTCAAGCGTGCGGTCGCACGTACGCCCAGCCAGGACGAAGCCGCCGGACTGCTCGCGCTGCTGACCAAGGCGCGCCAGCGCTACGCAAACCACCCCGACGAAGCCGCGGCGCTCATCGCTATCGGCATCGCCCCGCGCCCCGCAGGGATCGACGCCGCGGAGCTGGCGGCCTGGACCAATGTCGCCCGCGTGGTGCTGAACCTGCACGAGACCATCACACGCTATTAG